Proteins encoded by one window of Ramlibacter tataouinensis:
- a CDS encoding gamma-glutamyltransferase family protein encodes MTAGPGRAMVATGHPLAAGAAAAVLREGGSAVDAAIAADAVMGVVEPMATGVGGDLLAMLVPQQGAPQAYNGSGRAPLSLDPAQVAALPGERIPERHPLSVTTPGAVRGWHDLHARHGRLPWRRLLREAIDVAAAGFPVAPVAAREWAWFEPVLRAQPECAALYRAGAAPRAGETFRNPELAAVLEAIATDGPDAFYRGVPAQAAERAVRALGGVLSAEDFAAHRGEFVAPVAGSFRGLQVLQCPPNTHGVAVLHALAALEPLALAPEDPLTMVAAVQAMKQAQDFAARTVADPAGNTVCTVVVDADGFAVTLMSSIFKRFGAGIVAPGCGFVLQNRGFGFSRPGHRNGPTPGKRPYHTVVPGAALREGRLHAAFGVVGGAMQPQGQVQLLLRIAAWNQGPQPAIDAPRWRLEGGRELAIETGMPQATRQALRAAGYTEPARGELGGRSDFGGAQLVLRTPDGGLAGGSDRRKDGLVLVI; translated from the coding sequence GTGACTGCCGGCCCGGGGCGGGCCATGGTGGCCACGGGCCACCCCCTGGCCGCCGGGGCCGCCGCCGCCGTGCTGCGCGAAGGCGGCAGCGCCGTGGATGCGGCCATCGCCGCCGACGCCGTCATGGGCGTGGTGGAGCCGATGGCCACCGGCGTCGGCGGCGACCTGCTGGCGATGCTGGTGCCGCAGCAGGGGGCACCGCAGGCATACAACGGCAGCGGCCGGGCGCCCTTGTCACTGGATCCGGCGCAGGTGGCGGCCTTGCCGGGCGAGCGAATCCCCGAACGCCACCCCTTGTCCGTCACCACGCCTGGCGCCGTTCGGGGCTGGCACGACCTGCATGCACGCCATGGGCGGCTCCCGTGGAGGCGCCTGCTGCGCGAGGCGATCGATGTGGCGGCCGCCGGCTTTCCCGTTGCGCCGGTGGCGGCACGGGAGTGGGCCTGGTTCGAGCCGGTGCTGCGCGCCCAGCCGGAGTGCGCCGCGCTGTACCGGGCCGGCGCCGCGCCGCGCGCGGGAGAAACCTTCCGCAATCCCGAACTCGCCGCCGTGCTGGAGGCTATCGCCACGGACGGGCCGGATGCCTTCTACCGCGGGGTTCCGGCGCAGGCGGCTGAACGGGCCGTCCGGGCGCTCGGCGGCGTGCTGTCCGCAGAGGACTTCGCGGCGCACCGGGGCGAGTTCGTCGCGCCCGTGGCCGGCTCGTTTCGCGGACTGCAGGTGCTGCAATGCCCGCCGAACACGCACGGCGTGGCGGTGCTGCACGCGCTGGCCGCCCTGGAGCCGCTCGCGCTCGCGCCGGAAGACCCGCTCACCATGGTGGCGGCGGTGCAGGCCATGAAGCAGGCCCAGGACTTTGCTGCGCGAACGGTCGCCGACCCGGCCGGCAATACCGTGTGCACGGTGGTGGTCGACGCCGATGGTTTCGCTGTCACCCTGATGAGCAGCATCTTCAAGCGCTTCGGCGCCGGCATCGTCGCACCGGGATGCGGGTTCGTGCTCCAGAACCGCGGGTTCGGCTTTTCGAGGCCGGGACACCGCAACGGCCCGACACCTGGGAAACGGCCGTACCACACGGTGGTCCCGGGCGCTGCGCTGCGCGAAGGCCGCCTGCATGCCGCGTTCGGCGTGGTCGGTGGCGCGATGCAGCCGCAGGGGCAAGTGCAGCTGCTGCTGCGCATCGCCGCCTGGAACCAGGGCCCCCAACCGGCCATCGACGCGCCGCGCTGGCGCCTGGAAGGCGGCCGCGAGCTGGCCATCGAGACCGGCATGCCGCAGGCCACACGACAAGCTTTGCGTGCGGCGGGGTACACGGAACCCGCACGTGGCGAGCTCGGGGGCCGCAGCGACTTCGGTGGGGCGCAGCTTGTCCTGCGCACGCCGGATGGCGGACTGGCCGGCGGTTCGGACCGCCGCAAGGACGGACTGGTGCTCGTGATATGA
- a CDS encoding TRAP transporter large permease, translated as MGLEIGIGWLTLLLFGSLAVLLLLGLPMAFCTGSLAIIYLYVFGSGSVLNMLPSRVFPFMTDYQLSAVPLFIFMAAVLEKAGIIEELFDVIYKWLGAVKGGLASATVVACTLLAAMVGVVGATEVTMGMIALPAMLRRGYEPKLACGALLAGGTLGILIPPSVMAIVYAVVAQQSLGELLIGSVFPGLLLSGLYIAYVTVRCYLDPSLGPALPKEERVSMREKLRLLRNTIAPILVILLVLGVIFFGIATPVEAAGIGTFGALVVCALHRRLTWVALYDAGLATLRATAMVMWIFFGATMFVGFFVVKGGQTFVSELIIGTGLPPYGILFLMMVVLFILGMFLDWVGILLLTVPIFLPIMKSLQFDGVAGVAGVAVEQIPLWYGVIFMVNMQMAFLSPPFGYSLFYLKSVAPPQISMAMIFRSAVPFLMLQAVGLALCVVFPKIVLWLPGLVYSGH; from the coding sequence ATGGGGCTCGAGATCGGCATCGGCTGGCTCACCCTGCTGCTGTTCGGCTCGCTCGCCGTGCTGCTGCTCCTCGGCCTGCCGATGGCCTTCTGCACCGGCAGCCTGGCCATCATCTACCTGTACGTCTTCGGCAGCGGCAGCGTGCTGAACATGCTGCCCTCGCGGGTGTTCCCGTTCATGACGGACTACCAGCTGTCCGCGGTGCCGCTGTTCATCTTCATGGCGGCCGTGCTGGAGAAGGCCGGCATCATCGAGGAGCTCTTCGACGTCATCTACAAGTGGCTCGGGGCGGTCAAGGGCGGCCTGGCGTCGGCGACCGTGGTGGCCTGCACGCTGCTGGCCGCCATGGTCGGCGTGGTCGGGGCCACCGAGGTCACGATGGGGATGATCGCGCTGCCGGCGATGCTCCGGCGCGGCTACGAGCCCAAGCTCGCCTGCGGCGCGCTGCTGGCCGGCGGCACCCTGGGGATCCTGATTCCGCCTTCGGTGATGGCGATCGTCTATGCCGTGGTCGCGCAGCAGTCCCTCGGCGAACTGCTGATCGGGTCCGTCTTTCCCGGCTTGCTCCTCTCCGGCCTGTACATCGCGTACGTCACCGTCCGCTGCTACCTCGATCCGTCCCTCGGGCCGGCGCTCCCCAAGGAAGAACGCGTGTCCATGCGGGAGAAGCTGCGCCTGCTGCGCAACACGATCGCGCCCATCCTCGTGATCCTGCTCGTGCTCGGCGTCATCTTCTTCGGCATCGCGACCCCAGTGGAAGCGGCCGGCATCGGCACCTTCGGCGCGCTGGTGGTGTGTGCGCTGCACCGCCGGCTGACGTGGGTGGCACTGTACGACGCCGGACTGGCCACGCTGCGGGCGACGGCCATGGTCATGTGGATCTTCTTCGGGGCCACCATGTTCGTCGGCTTCTTCGTCGTCAAGGGCGGGCAGACCTTCGTGTCGGAGCTCATCATCGGCACCGGCCTGCCCCCCTACGGCATCCTGTTCCTGATGATGGTCGTCCTCTTCATCCTCGGGATGTTCCTGGACTGGGTGGGCATCCTGCTGCTCACCGTGCCCATCTTCCTGCCGATCATGAAGAGCCTGCAGTTCGACGGTGTGGCCGGCGTAGCCGGCGTCGCCGTGGAACAGATCCCGTTGTGGTACGGGGTGATCTTCATGGTGAACATGCAGATGGCGTTCCTCAGCCCGCCGTTCGGCTATTCGCTCTTCTACCTGAAGAGCGTGGCCCCGCCGCAGATCAGCATGGCGATGATCTTCCGCTCCGCCGTTCCCTTCCTGATGCTGCAGGCTGTCGGCTTGGCGCTGTGCGTCGTGTTCCCGAAAATCGTGCTGTGGCTTCCTGGGCTGGTCTACAGCGGCCATTGA
- a CDS encoding TRAP transporter small permease subunit, with amino-acid sequence MPSLGFILPHWLYWSGLLLFPLIAGWLAARQLKRRPDGRPVLGIAYLFWLLAGYLGIHRFYLRSAWGFVFIPVFLAIIYCNAQVRDVREDTSRTFAAFQAAQVAASQADPADAAKAQAELAARQLEFEQARGVTELWHSRTRDVALALALMLLVDAALLPGLVRRRRALEAGQRAGQRPSPLEATPAVDVQEGGIGQDPTLEVRTRFTDWIDGLNTRIGAFVAWWAVIAVFAYYYEVMARYIFNSPTNWVHESMFLMFGMQYMLSGAFAYREDQHVRVDVVYTHFSRRGKAIADIVTSVFFFIFVLTMLWTGARFAMDAVRVEEHSFTEWGVQYWPVKLMIPIGAFLLALQGVSKLIKDILIVREAGS; translated from the coding sequence ATGCCCAGCCTCGGTTTCATCCTTCCGCACTGGCTCTACTGGTCGGGACTTCTTCTCTTTCCCCTCATCGCCGGATGGCTGGCAGCCCGCCAGCTCAAGCGCCGCCCCGACGGGCGGCCGGTGCTCGGCATCGCCTACCTGTTCTGGCTGCTCGCCGGCTACCTGGGCATCCATCGCTTCTATCTGCGCAGCGCCTGGGGATTCGTGTTCATTCCGGTCTTCCTGGCCATCATCTACTGCAACGCCCAGGTGCGGGACGTGCGCGAGGACACGTCGCGCACGTTCGCGGCGTTCCAGGCGGCGCAGGTCGCCGCGAGCCAAGCCGATCCGGCGGACGCCGCCAAGGCCCAGGCCGAGCTGGCGGCACGCCAGCTCGAATTCGAGCAGGCCAGGGGGGTCACGGAGTTGTGGCACTCCCGGACGCGTGACGTGGCCCTGGCGCTCGCGCTGATGCTGCTGGTGGACGCCGCGCTGCTGCCCGGCCTGGTGCGCCGCCGGCGCGCACTGGAAGCCGGGCAAAGAGCCGGGCAAAGGCCATCGCCCCTCGAGGCAACGCCGGCCGTCGACGTGCAAGAGGGCGGTATCGGCCAGGACCCCACGCTGGAGGTGCGCACCCGCTTCACCGACTGGATCGACGGGCTCAACACCCGCATCGGCGCCTTCGTGGCGTGGTGGGCGGTGATCGCCGTGTTCGCCTACTACTACGAGGTGATGGCCCGGTACATCTTCAATTCACCGACCAACTGGGTGCACGAGAGCATGTTCCTCATGTTCGGCATGCAGTACATGCTGAGCGGCGCGTTTGCCTACCGCGAGGACCAGCACGTGCGCGTCGACGTGGTCTACACGCATTTCTCGCGACGCGGCAAGGCGATCGCCGACATCGTCACGTCGGTCTTCTTCTTCATCTTCGTCCTCACCATGCTCTGGACCGGCGCGCGCTTCGCCATGGATGCGGTGCGGGTCGAAGAGCACTCGTTCACCGAATGGGGCGTCCAGTACTGGCCGGTCAAGCTCATGATTCCGATCGGCGCCTTCCTCCTGGCGCTGCAAGGCGTGTCCAAGCTGATCAAGGACATCCTGATCGTGCGCGAAGCGGGGAGCTAG
- the dctP gene encoding TRAP transporter substrate-binding protein DctP — translation MRNAQAAETTIWKVQTSWPAGVGLQTFKNWCATIKEKTGGELEFRPFAAKEVVGDFELLDGVKNGVLEAMNSFTLYWAGKLPATAFLSSYLMGLRYPHEWDIFFYSKGGLQAARDIFAKQGLYYVNRIHHGPNIIHSKKPIRSIEDFKDLKLRVPGGMIAEGFAAIGAKTTLLPGGEVFSALEKGTIEAADYTGPAVNWDLGFQQVSKFIWTGPPGLESVYQPVDLMDLVVRMDVWNKLSPKMKRWVDDEVQVYSNEHHGAIQKADMEAWGKFEKAGVQINRLPAQDLPKFQRTAVPIWFKWANKDKDAARLFKLQLEVMESHTVGYVTPDMYKGLKIDV, via the coding sequence GTGCGAAATGCCCAGGCCGCCGAGACGACCATCTGGAAAGTGCAGACCTCCTGGCCCGCCGGCGTGGGCCTGCAGACCTTCAAGAACTGGTGCGCCACGATCAAGGAGAAGACCGGCGGCGAACTCGAGTTCAGGCCGTTCGCCGCCAAGGAGGTCGTCGGCGACTTCGAACTTCTCGACGGCGTCAAGAACGGCGTGCTCGAGGCGATGAACTCGTTCACGCTGTACTGGGCCGGCAAGCTTCCGGCGACCGCCTTCCTGTCGTCCTACCTGATGGGTCTGCGCTACCCCCACGAGTGGGACATCTTCTTCTACAGCAAGGGCGGCCTGCAGGCGGCACGCGACATCTTCGCCAAGCAGGGCCTGTACTACGTCAACCGCATCCACCACGGACCCAACATCATCCACTCCAAGAAGCCGATCCGCAGCATCGAGGATTTCAAGGACCTGAAGCTGCGCGTCCCGGGCGGGATGATCGCGGAAGGCTTCGCCGCCATCGGCGCCAAGACGACGCTGCTGCCGGGCGGCGAAGTGTTCTCGGCCCTGGAAAAGGGAACCATCGAGGCGGCCGACTACACCGGCCCCGCGGTCAACTGGGACCTGGGCTTCCAGCAGGTGTCCAAGTTCATCTGGACCGGCCCGCCCGGGCTCGAGTCCGTCTACCAGCCGGTGGACCTGATGGACCTGGTGGTGCGGATGGACGTGTGGAACAAGCTGTCGCCCAAGATGAAGCGCTGGGTGGACGACGAAGTGCAGGTCTACTCCAACGAGCACCACGGCGCGATCCAGAAGGCCGACATGGAAGCGTGGGGCAAGTTCGAGAAGGCCGGCGTCCAGATCAACCGCCTGCCCGCCCAGGACCTGCCCAAGTTCCAGCGCACGGCGGTCCCGATCTGGTTCAAGTGGGCGAACAAGGACAAGGATGCGGCGCGCCTGTTCAAGCTGCAGCTGGAGGTGATGGAGTCCCACACGGTCGGCTACGTCACGCCCGACATGTACAAGGGGCTGAAGATCGACGTCTGA
- a CDS encoding molybdopterin-binding protein, which translates to MRPVRNPPFEHRRERRRLLRAGLAAVAGGALAGCDALSHDERAVRVLGSAEALTRRVQRALAGRAMAQEFTPADIAPVFRPNGTTRPVGETYSAHLRDGFANWRLQVDGLVERPGSFTLAQLRAMPSRTQITRHDCVEGWSCIGQWTGVRLSHVLQLVGARPQARYVVFHCMDVMDEGDYRAPYYESVDMDDAYHEQTLLAWDLNGRRLPVENGAPLRVRVERQLGYKQPKYVQRIELVDSFAALGRGRGGYWEDLGYSWYGGI; encoded by the coding sequence ATGAGGCCCGTCAGGAACCCCCCCTTCGAACACCGCCGCGAACGCCGACGGTTGCTGCGCGCCGGCCTTGCCGCGGTCGCGGGCGGAGCGCTCGCCGGCTGCGACGCCCTGAGCCATGACGAGCGGGCCGTGCGCGTGCTGGGCAGCGCCGAGGCGCTGACGCGTCGCGTGCAGCGCGCCCTTGCGGGGCGGGCGATGGCGCAGGAATTCACGCCCGCCGACATCGCGCCGGTGTTCCGCCCCAACGGCACGACCCGGCCGGTCGGCGAGACCTACTCGGCGCACCTGCGGGACGGATTCGCGAACTGGCGGCTGCAGGTGGACGGCCTGGTCGAGCGCCCGGGATCGTTCACGCTGGCGCAGTTGCGCGCCATGCCCTCGAGAACGCAGATCACGCGCCACGACTGTGTCGAAGGCTGGAGCTGCATCGGCCAATGGACCGGCGTGCGCCTTTCGCACGTGCTGCAACTCGTCGGCGCGAGACCGCAGGCACGCTACGTGGTCTTCCACTGCATGGACGTCATGGACGAGGGCGACTACCGGGCCCCCTACTACGAGAGCGTGGACATGGACGACGCCTACCACGAGCAGACCCTGCTGGCCTGGGATCTCAACGGCCGTCGGCTCCCGGTGGAGAACGGGGCGCCGCTGCGCGTGCGCGTCGAGCGCCAGCTGGGCTACAAGCAGCCCAAGTACGTGCAGCGGATCGAACTGGTGGACAGCTTCGCGGCCCTGGGGCGCGGGCGCGGCGGTTACTGGGAGGATCTGGGCTACAGCTGGTACGGGGGCATCTAG
- a CDS encoding cytochrome b/b6 domain-containing protein, whose protein sequence is MASGPAPAVIYRHRLPVRIMHWVNVVCVLALLGSGLQIFNAHPALYWGKDSRPETRVLEIGQRRNGDRLVGITRVGAHEFPTHGVLGVSRGPDGAEVARGFPSWATIPDGQWLALGRLWHFFFAWLFVLNGVAYLLWTIFSGHLQRDLVPTGREWRGIGRSVVDHLLLRHPTGEAALRYNVMQNIAYLSIVFIVLPLLILCGLAMSPWLNAALPGWVDWLGGRQAARTLHFAGALLLIAFVLVHVFEVVVTGLVNNLRSMVTGYWRLPR, encoded by the coding sequence ATGGCATCCGGTCCCGCTCCCGCCGTGATCTACCGGCACCGGCTGCCGGTGCGGATCATGCATTGGGTCAACGTCGTCTGCGTGCTGGCGCTGCTGGGCAGCGGCTTGCAGATCTTCAACGCCCATCCTGCGCTCTACTGGGGCAAGGACTCGCGGCCGGAAACCCGCGTGCTCGAGATCGGCCAGCGCCGGAACGGCGACCGGCTGGTGGGCATCACGCGGGTCGGCGCCCATGAGTTCCCCACCCACGGCGTGCTCGGCGTCTCACGCGGTCCGGATGGCGCCGAAGTGGCGCGGGGCTTTCCGTCCTGGGCCACGATCCCGGACGGCCAGTGGCTCGCCTTGGGCCGGCTGTGGCACTTCTTCTTCGCCTGGCTGTTCGTCCTCAATGGCGTGGCCTACCTCCTGTGGACGATCTTCAGCGGGCATCTGCAGCGCGATCTGGTGCCGACGGGCCGCGAGTGGCGCGGGATCGGGCGCTCCGTGGTCGACCACCTGCTGCTGCGGCATCCGACCGGCGAGGCGGCGCTCCGCTACAACGTGATGCAGAACATCGCGTATCTCTCCATCGTGTTCATCGTCCTGCCCCTGCTCATCCTGTGCGGCCTGGCCATGTCGCCGTGGCTCAATGCCGCGCTCCCCGGCTGGGTCGACTGGCTCGGCGGCCGACAGGCCGCGCGCACGCTGCACTTCGCCGGCGCGCTGCTGCTGATCGCCTTCGTGCTCGTGCACGTCTTCGAGGTGGTCGTCACCGGGCTGGTCAACAACCTGCGTTCGATGGTCACCGGCTACTGGAGGCTCCCCCGATGA
- a CDS encoding IclR family transcriptional regulator domain-containing protein produces the protein MPTASARPNATPDPRPGDAYVQSFARGLEVIRSFSADAPRQTLTQVAARTGLTRAGARRILLTLQALGYVESDERQFALTPRILDLGFAYLSSMPMWNVAEPVMEALVEQVKESCSAGVLEGTDIVYVLRVSTRKIMRNGLGIGSRLPAYCTSIGRMLLAGRPDDEVVGLLKSTMLEARTRHTVVDIDALLAKVQQARRQGWCLVNQELEEGLVSIAAPVIDRAGRTIAALNISGQANRTAPRQMQETMLPALREAAREVSRRLQAGAGPT, from the coding sequence ATGCCCACCGCCAGCGCCCGCCCGAACGCCACCCCCGACCCGCGACCGGGGGACGCTTATGTGCAATCGTTCGCGCGCGGGCTGGAAGTGATCCGCTCGTTCAGCGCCGACGCGCCGCGCCAGACCCTGACCCAGGTGGCCGCCCGCACCGGCCTCACCCGCGCCGGTGCCCGCCGCATCCTGCTCACCTTGCAGGCGCTGGGCTACGTGGAGAGCGATGAGCGGCAATTCGCGCTGACGCCGCGCATCCTGGACCTGGGCTTTGCCTATCTCTCCTCGATGCCGATGTGGAACGTGGCCGAGCCGGTGATGGAGGCGCTGGTGGAGCAGGTGAAGGAGTCGTGCTCCGCCGGGGTACTGGAAGGCACCGACATCGTGTACGTGCTGCGCGTATCGACCCGCAAGATCATGCGCAACGGTCTCGGGATCGGCTCACGCCTGCCGGCTTACTGCACTTCGATCGGGCGCATGCTGCTGGCGGGCCGGCCGGACGATGAGGTGGTCGGGTTGCTCAAGTCCACCATGCTCGAGGCGCGCACACGGCACACGGTGGTGGACATCGATGCGCTCCTGGCCAAGGTGCAGCAGGCACGCCGCCAGGGCTGGTGCCTGGTCAACCAGGAGCTGGAGGAAGGCCTCGTGTCGATCGCCGCGCCGGTGATCGACCGCGCCGGCCGCACCATCGCAGCGCTCAACATCAGTGGTCAGGCCAACCGTACGGCGCCGCGGCAGATGCAGGAGACCATGTTGCCGGCGCTGCGCGAAGCGGCGCGCGAGGTCTCGCGACGGCTGCAAGCTGGGGCCGGACCCACCTGA
- a CDS encoding 3-oxoacid CoA-transferase subunit A → MINKIAASVAEALAGVKDGATVLIGGFGTAGIPGELIDGLIEQGARDLTVVNNNAGNADQGLAALLKTGCVRKIICSFPRQVDSWVFDELYRAGRIELELVPQGNLAERIRAAGAGIGAFFCPTAFGTELAKGKETREIDGRQYVLEYPIHGDVALIKAEAGDRWGNLVYRKSARNFGPVMATAARHTVATVFELKELGELDPEAIVTPGIYVSRIVKIPRVATQAGGFRKAA, encoded by the coding sequence ATGATCAACAAGATCGCGGCCTCCGTGGCGGAGGCACTGGCCGGCGTGAAGGACGGCGCCACGGTCCTGATCGGCGGCTTCGGCACGGCGGGCATCCCGGGCGAGCTGATCGACGGGCTGATCGAGCAGGGGGCCAGGGACCTCACGGTGGTCAACAACAACGCGGGCAACGCCGACCAGGGCCTGGCGGCCCTGCTCAAGACCGGCTGCGTGCGCAAGATCATCTGCAGCTTCCCGCGCCAGGTGGACAGCTGGGTGTTCGACGAGCTGTACCGCGCCGGCAGGATCGAGCTGGAGCTGGTGCCCCAGGGCAACCTGGCCGAGCGCATCCGCGCGGCCGGCGCCGGCATCGGCGCCTTCTTCTGCCCCACCGCCTTCGGCACCGAACTGGCCAAGGGCAAGGAGACGCGCGAGATCGACGGCCGGCAGTACGTCCTGGAGTACCCCATCCACGGCGACGTGGCGCTGATCAAGGCGGAAGCCGGCGACCGTTGGGGCAACCTGGTGTACCGCAAGTCGGCGCGCAACTTCGGCCCGGTGATGGCCACCGCCGCCAGGCACACGGTGGCCACCGTGTTCGAGCTCAAGGAACTGGGCGAACTCGATCCGGAAGCGATCGTCACCCCCGGCATCTACGTGAGCAGGATCGTGAAGATCCCGCGGGTGGCGACGCAGGCGGGCGGATTCAGGAAGGCTGCATGA
- a CDS encoding 3-oxoacid CoA-transferase subunit B yields MNAANYQKRTKDELARRVAQDIHDGAYVNLGIGMPTTVANHIPAGREVILQSENGILGMGPAPASGQEDYDLINAGKQPVTLLAGGSYFHHADSFAMMRGGHLDICVLGAFQVSARGDLANWSTGEPGAIPAVGGAMDLAIGAKQTWVMMDLLSKAGDSKVVERCTYPLTGIACVKRIYTDLCTLECTPQGLRLIDAVEGLSREELERLINLPIAAPI; encoded by the coding sequence ATGAACGCCGCGAACTACCAGAAGCGAACCAAGGACGAACTGGCCCGGCGCGTGGCGCAGGACATCCACGACGGTGCCTACGTGAACCTGGGCATCGGCATGCCGACCACCGTCGCCAACCACATCCCGGCCGGCCGCGAGGTGATCCTGCAAAGCGAGAACGGCATCCTGGGCATGGGCCCGGCGCCGGCTTCGGGCCAGGAGGACTACGACCTGATCAACGCGGGCAAGCAGCCGGTCACCCTGCTGGCGGGCGGCTCGTATTTCCACCACGCCGACTCCTTCGCGATGATGCGGGGCGGCCACCTCGACATCTGCGTGCTGGGCGCTTTCCAGGTGTCCGCCCGCGGCGACCTGGCCAACTGGAGCACCGGCGAGCCGGGCGCCATCCCGGCCGTCGGTGGCGCCATGGACCTGGCCATCGGCGCCAAGCAGACCTGGGTGATGATGGATCTGCTGAGCAAGGCCGGCGACAGCAAGGTCGTCGAGCGCTGCACCTACCCGCTGACCGGCATCGCCTGCGTCAAGCGCATCTACACCGACCTGTGCACGCTCGAATGCACGCCGCAGGGCCTGCGCCTGATCGACGCCGTCGAGGGCCTGTCCCGCGAGGAACTGGAGCGCCTGATCAACCTGCCGATCGCGGCCCCGATCTGA
- the pcaF gene encoding 3-oxoadipyl-CoA thiolase, which translates to MTRQAFICDAIRTPFGRYGGALSSVRADDLAALPLKALMARNPKVDWQAVTDVIYGCANQAGEDNRNVARMAALLAGLPMDVPGATVNRLCGSGLDAVGTAARAIKAGEAGLMIAGGVESMSRAPFVMPKADKAFSRANNVYDTTIGWRFVNKLMQQQYGIDSMPETAENVAVDHQIEREAQDRMALASQTKALAAQKRGYFDAEITPVTIPQKKGDAVIVSKDEHPRETSLEALAKLKGVVRPDGTVTAGNASGVNDGACALLIADEATAASHGLTPRARIVGMATAGVAPRVMGIGPAPATQKVLALTGLALEQIDVIELNEAFAAQGLAVLRMLGLGDDDPRVNPNGGAIALGHPLGASGARLATTAVNQLHASGGRYALCTMCIGVGQGIAVILERV; encoded by the coding sequence ATGACCCGACAAGCTTTCATCTGCGATGCGATCCGCACGCCGTTCGGCCGCTATGGCGGCGCGCTGTCCTCGGTGCGCGCCGACGACCTGGCCGCCCTTCCGCTGAAGGCGCTGATGGCGCGCAACCCCAAGGTCGACTGGCAGGCGGTGACGGACGTGATCTACGGCTGCGCCAACCAGGCCGGCGAAGACAACCGCAACGTGGCCCGCATGGCCGCGCTGCTGGCCGGACTGCCGATGGACGTGCCCGGCGCCACCGTCAACCGCCTGTGCGGCTCCGGCCTGGATGCGGTCGGCACGGCGGCCCGGGCGATCAAGGCCGGCGAGGCGGGCTTGATGATCGCCGGCGGCGTCGAGAGCATGAGCCGAGCGCCCTTCGTCATGCCCAAGGCCGACAAGGCGTTCTCGCGCGCCAACAACGTGTACGACACGACGATCGGCTGGCGCTTCGTCAACAAGCTGATGCAGCAGCAGTACGGCATCGACTCCATGCCCGAGACGGCGGAGAACGTCGCGGTCGACCACCAGATCGAGCGCGAGGCGCAGGACCGGATGGCGCTGGCGTCGCAAACCAAAGCGCTGGCGGCGCAGAAGCGCGGCTACTTCGATGCCGAGATCACGCCGGTGACCATCCCGCAGAAGAAGGGCGACGCCGTCATCGTGAGCAAGGACGAGCACCCGCGGGAGACCTCGCTGGAGGCCCTGGCCAAGCTCAAGGGCGTTGTGCGTCCCGATGGCACCGTCACCGCGGGCAACGCCAGCGGCGTCAACGACGGTGCCTGCGCGCTGCTGATCGCCGACGAAGCGACGGCGGCCAGCCATGGCCTGACACCGCGCGCCCGCATCGTGGGCATGGCCACCGCCGGCGTGGCGCCGCGGGTGATGGGCATCGGTCCGGCCCCGGCCACGCAGAAGGTGCTGGCGCTCACCGGACTGGCGCTCGAGCAGATCGACGTGATCGAGCTCAACGAAGCGTTCGCGGCGCAAGGGCTGGCGGTGCTGCGCATGCTGGGCCTGGGGGACGACGATCCGCGCGTCAATCCGAACGGCGGTGCGATCGCGCTGGGCCATCCCCTGGGCGCCTCCGGCGCGCGCCTGGCGACGACCGCGGTCAACCAGCTCCATGCGAGCGGCGGCCGCTACGCGCTGTGCACGATGTGCATCGGCGTGGGGCAGGGCATCGCCGTGATCCTGGAGCGCGTCTGA